A genomic region of Venturia canescens isolate UGA chromosome 7, ASM1945775v1, whole genome shotgun sequence contains the following coding sequences:
- the LOC122414242 gene encoding uncharacterized protein isoform X1: MAENCRPQRSVRPPLRHLDMVALPSTSSSDEHDVGGSYVGNGNIDDVSVIRAALYGCAVLTGTEHLVTEGDRQPNVLHDGTQNDFDGHHDTDTDFNRQTHYNEQNYDDVNDDSNTRNQDNGRNHYNGHGNILNRQNQCDGHKDFTNGQNHDGREDTTDGLNHYNGPDQQNDITDGRHEPELLVSSLLDLTRTSRGVSTSPEDSRVSHFHDSPQSIEKSAVVPMPLSTESTTLRKILKIVTRMEQEHNNFRNELKDALITLARRFDSVSGAEYSEKPECLPLRKISQLQKYENCTEEEHNRVIHYLSSLGGTDPRTCAFIMIKEAIHDKLAPKINFYGRHEGTSSLENTKLIKGIYNAMSRRPRPNDFAT; encoded by the exons ATGGCTGAAAACTGTCGTCCTCAACGGTCGGTAAGGCCCCCGTTACGCCATTTAGATATGGTTGCACTGCCATCAACATCATCTTCCGATGAACACGATGTTGGCGGTAGTTACGTCGGTAACGGCAATATCGATGATGTATCGGTGATTCGAGCTGCGCTCTATGGTTGTGCTGTTCTTACAGGGACAGAGCATCTCGTTACCGAAGGCGATCGTCAACCCAACGTTTTACATGACGGAACACAGAACGATTTTGACGGCCACCACGACACGGATACAGATTTCAACAGACAGACTCACTACAATGAACAAAACTATGACGACGTAAATGACGATTCGAATACACGAAATCAAGACAACGGACGAAACCATTACAATGGACACGGGAATATTTTAAATAGACAAAATCAATGCGACGGACATAAAGATTTTACAAATGGACAAAACCATGATGGACGTGAGGACACTACAGACGGACTAAATCACTACAACGGACCTGACCAACAGAACGATATAACAGATGGACGGCACGAACCAGAGCTTTTGGTGAGCAGCCTTCTAGATCTGACGAGAACTAGTCGAGGAGTGTCAACATCGCCCGAAGATTCTCGAGTTTCTCATTTTCACGATTCACCGCAATCTATTGAAAAATCGGCTGTGGTCCCAATGCCCTTATCGACCGAGTCAACTACTCTTCGGAAAATTTTAAAGATAGTAACTCGTATGGAACAAGAGCATAA caaTTTCAGAAACGAACTGAAAGATGCGTTGATCACCTTGGCAAGACGTTTCGACTCGGTAAGCGGAGCCGAATATTCCGAGAAGCCTGAGTGTTTACCTCTGCGGAAAATTTCACAACTGCAGAAATACGAAAACTGCACGGAGGAGGAGCATAATAGAGTG ATTCATTATCTGAGTTCGTTGGGAGGTACCGATCCACGGACTTGTGCTTTCATCATGATTAAAGAGGCGATACACGATAAACTAGCTCCCAAAATAAATTTCTACGGGCGGCATGAAGGGACATCGTCTctcgaaaatacaaaattgatTAAAGGAATTTATA ATGCTATGAGTAGAAGACCGCGACCCAATGATTTCGCTACATGA
- the LOC122414242 gene encoding uncharacterized protein isoform X2 yields the protein MAENCRPQRSVRPPLRHLDMVALPSTSSSDEHDVGGSYVGNGNIDDVSVIRAALYGCAVLTGTEHLVTEGDRQPNVLHDGTQNDFDGHHDTDTDFNRQTHYNEQNYDDVNDDSNTRNQDNGRNHYNGHGNILNRQNQCDGHKDFTNGQNHDGREDTTDGLNHYNGPDQQNDITDGRHEPELLVSSLLDLTRTSRGVSTSPEDSRVSHFHDSPQSIEKSAVVPMPLSTESTTLRKILKIVTRMEQEHNNFRNELKDALITLARRFDSVSGAEYSEKPECLPLRKISQLQKYENCTEEEHNRVIHYLSSLGGTDPRTCAFIMIKEAIHDKLAPKINFYGRHEGTSSLENTKLIKGIYNFVCRCYE from the exons ATGGCTGAAAACTGTCGTCCTCAACGGTCGGTAAGGCCCCCGTTACGCCATTTAGATATGGTTGCACTGCCATCAACATCATCTTCCGATGAACACGATGTTGGCGGTAGTTACGTCGGTAACGGCAATATCGATGATGTATCGGTGATTCGAGCTGCGCTCTATGGTTGTGCTGTTCTTACAGGGACAGAGCATCTCGTTACCGAAGGCGATCGTCAACCCAACGTTTTACATGACGGAACACAGAACGATTTTGACGGCCACCACGACACGGATACAGATTTCAACAGACAGACTCACTACAATGAACAAAACTATGACGACGTAAATGACGATTCGAATACACGAAATCAAGACAACGGACGAAACCATTACAATGGACACGGGAATATTTTAAATAGACAAAATCAATGCGACGGACATAAAGATTTTACAAATGGACAAAACCATGATGGACGTGAGGACACTACAGACGGACTAAATCACTACAACGGACCTGACCAACAGAACGATATAACAGATGGACGGCACGAACCAGAGCTTTTGGTGAGCAGCCTTCTAGATCTGACGAGAACTAGTCGAGGAGTGTCAACATCGCCCGAAGATTCTCGAGTTTCTCATTTTCACGATTCACCGCAATCTATTGAAAAATCGGCTGTGGTCCCAATGCCCTTATCGACCGAGTCAACTACTCTTCGGAAAATTTTAAAGATAGTAACTCGTATGGAACAAGAGCATAA caaTTTCAGAAACGAACTGAAAGATGCGTTGATCACCTTGGCAAGACGTTTCGACTCGGTAAGCGGAGCCGAATATTCCGAGAAGCCTGAGTGTTTACCTCTGCGGAAAATTTCACAACTGCAGAAATACGAAAACTGCACGGAGGAGGAGCATAATAGAGTG ATTCATTATCTGAGTTCGTTGGGAGGTACCGATCCACGGACTTGTGCTTTCATCATGATTAAAGAGGCGATACACGATAAACTAGCTCCCAAAATAAATTTCTACGGGCGGCATGAAGGGACATCGTCTctcgaaaatacaaaattgatTAAAGGAATTTATA ATTTTGTTTGCAGATGCTATGAGTAG